One Thalassotalea atypica DNA window includes the following coding sequences:
- the cysI gene encoding assimilatory sulfite reductase (NADPH) hemoprotein subunit: protein MSNVKAIANGPLVGEGPIIVEGELAGNERMKRESNFLRGTIEQDLKDRITGGFTSDNFQLIRFHGMYQQDDRDIRAERQKQKLEPLHNVMLRARMPGGIITPKQWLAIDKFADDSTIYSSIRLTTRQTFQFHGVLKPHIKLMHQTLNSIGIDSIATAGDVNRNVLCTSNPVESELHQQAYEWATKISEHLLPKTNAYAEIWLDGEKVETTEEPILGSTYLPRKFKTTVVIPPQNDIDVHANDLNFVAISENGQLVGFNVLVGGGLAMTHGDKSTYPRRADDFGFVALDKVLDVAAAVVTTQRDWGNRVNRKNAKTKYTLDRVGIDVFKAEVEKRAEVSFENSRPYEFTGRGDRFGWVEGIDGKHHLTLFIENGRLIDAPNSPLKTGAREIALVHKGDFRMTANQNLIVAGVAEQDKAHIEQLARQYGLLKDETSAQRQNSMACVAFPTCPLAMAEAERYLPGLVSNVETLLNKHNVSDEHIILRVTGCPNGCGRAMLAEIGLVGKGPGKYNMYMGGNIGGTRIPKLYKEGIDEQTIVSEIDGLIGRWVAEREVQADGTKEAFGDFVIRAGIVNEVIVSVRDFHD, encoded by the coding sequence ATGAGCAACGTTAAAGCCATAGCAAATGGTCCATTGGTAGGCGAAGGGCCGATCATTGTTGAAGGTGAATTAGCTGGCAATGAGCGCATGAAGCGTGAAAGTAATTTCTTACGTGGCACCATTGAACAAGATTTAAAAGATCGCATCACAGGTGGCTTTACCAGTGATAACTTTCAGCTGATTCGCTTTCACGGCATGTATCAGCAGGATGATCGTGACATCCGTGCAGAGCGTCAAAAACAAAAGTTAGAGCCATTACATAATGTGATGTTACGTGCGCGTATGCCTGGAGGCATAATTACGCCAAAACAGTGGTTGGCGATTGATAAATTTGCTGATGACAGCACTATATATAGTAGTATCCGTTTGACTACTCGCCAGACATTTCAGTTTCATGGGGTATTAAAGCCGCACATAAAATTGATGCATCAAACATTAAACAGCATTGGTATTGATTCAATCGCAACAGCCGGTGATGTTAATCGTAATGTACTGTGTACGTCGAACCCTGTTGAATCAGAATTACATCAGCAAGCTTACGAGTGGGCGACAAAAATTAGTGAGCACTTGTTACCAAAAACAAACGCGTATGCGGAAATTTGGTTAGATGGTGAGAAGGTTGAGACAACTGAAGAGCCTATTCTAGGAAGTACGTATTTACCGAGAAAGTTCAAAACTACAGTCGTTATCCCACCGCAAAACGATATTGACGTCCATGCTAATGATTTGAACTTTGTCGCGATCAGTGAAAATGGTCAGCTTGTTGGTTTTAACGTATTAGTTGGTGGCGGTTTGGCCATGACTCACGGCGACAAATCAACTTACCCGCGTCGTGCTGATGATTTTGGCTTTGTCGCTTTAGACAAAGTACTAGATGTGGCAGCAGCAGTTGTTACCACCCAGCGTGACTGGGGTAACCGTGTTAATCGTAAAAATGCTAAAACCAAATACACGCTAGATCGCGTGGGTATTGACGTGTTTAAGGCGGAAGTTGAAAAACGTGCTGAAGTTAGTTTTGAAAACAGTCGTCCGTATGAGTTTACTGGCCGTGGTGACCGTTTTGGTTGGGTAGAAGGTATTGATGGAAAGCATCATCTGACCTTGTTTATTGAAAACGGTCGATTGATCGATGCGCCCAACAGCCCATTAAAAACCGGTGCTCGCGAAATAGCCCTTGTACACAAAGGTGATTTTCGCATGACGGCAAACCAAAACTTAATTGTTGCTGGTGTGGCCGAACAAGACAAAGCACATATTGAGCAGCTAGCTCGTCAATACGGTTTGCTAAAAGACGAGACCAGTGCTCAGCGCCAAAATTCAATGGCCTGTGTTGCGTTCCCGACTTGTCCATTAGCGATGGCTGAAGCCGAGCGTTATTTACCTGGTTTGGTGAGTAATGTTGAAACATTGCTGAACAAGCATAATGTCAGTGATGAGCATATTATTTTGCGCGTTACTGGCTGTCCTAATGGCTGTGGTCGAGCAATGTTGGCGGAAATAGGCTTAGTGGGTAAAGGGCCAGGAAAATACAACATGTATATGGGCGGTAACATTGGTGGAACCCGAATTCCAAAACTATACAAAGAAGGGATTGATGAGCAAACCATTGTAAGTGAAATTGATGGTTTAATCGGTCGTTGGGTTGCAGAGCGAGAAGTGCAAGCAGATGGTACCAAAGAAGCGTTTGGCGACTTTGTTATTCGCGCAGGCATTGTGAATGAAGTGATTGTAAGTGTGCGAGATTTTCATGACTAA